One Elaeis guineensis isolate ETL-2024a chromosome 10, EG11, whole genome shotgun sequence genomic window carries:
- the LOC105059839 gene encoding uncharacterized protein: MAADVGFLARMLSGYKEEGEGKSDLVTRDLLGGGAVLRSPAEVDLDLQVPAGWERRLDLLSGKTYLQKRESNPSPHNLQDLNLPPPPSSATAGVLPENSTALDLKLVAPVPSAAAYQSVCTLEKVKSALERESRIRIPHHRPRSDASPSPSSSTTSSSIKRRAAADQDEEGVTDGSDSSGGMIAAACPGCLLYVLIAKVDPRCPRCDSHVPIPTLKKKLRIDLNSSQTDLY; the protein is encoded by the exons ATGGCGGCGGATGTGGGCTTTTTAGCGCGGATGCTGAGCGGGTACAAGGAAGAAGGTGAGGGGAAAAGCGATTTGGTCACCAGGGACCTCCTCGGCGGCGGCGCGGTCCTCAGATCCCCGGCGGAGGTAGATCTCGATCTCCAGGTCCCCGCCGGCTGGGAGCGGCGCCTCGATCTATTG TCGGGTAAAACGTACCTCCAGAAGCGCGAATCCAATCCGTCGCCCCACAATCTCCAGGACCTCAACCTGCCGCCGCCGCCCTCCTCCGCCACTGCCGGCGTCCTCCCAGAGAACTCCACCGCCCTCGACCTCAAGCTGGTGGCGCCGGTCCCCTCCGCCGCCGCCTACCAGAGCGTGTGCACCCTTGAGAAGGTGAAGTCCGCGCTGGAGCGTGAGTCCCGCATCAGGATCCCCCACCACCGCCCCCGATCCGACGCCTCTCCTTCGCCCTCGTCCTCGACCACCTCATCTTCGATCAAACGGCGCGCGGCTGCAGATCAGGACGAGGAAGGCGTCACGGATGGCTCTGATTCGTCCGGTGGGATGATCGCTGCCGCTTGCCCCGGGTGCCTCCTCTACGTACTCATTGCCAAGGTGGACCCCAGGTGCCCCCGGTGTGACTCGCACGTGCCGATTCCTACCCTCAAGAAGAAGCTCAGGATTGACCTCAACTCATCACAGACTGACTTGTATTAG